The uncultured Campylobacter sp. sequence GGGCTAAAGGCGGAATTTTTAACCGCACCGTGGGATGCGATGCTTGCGGCATTTGATGCAGGCAAAGCGGACATAGCGATGAATCAAGTAAGCATCACGCAGGAGCGTAAGAAAAAATATAATTTCAGCGAGCCTTATAATGTGGCTTATGCTGCACTGGTAGTGCGAGCTGATAACGAGGAGATTAAGAGTTTTGCGGATCTTAAAGGCAAAAAAAGCGTCCACTCCGCTACCAGCAACTGGGCTGACATGGCGCGCAGCTACGGTGCCGAGATCGTTACGGCAGACGGATTTAGCAAGGGTGTGGAGCTCATCATAGCTCGTCGCGCAGACGCTACGATCAACGACAACATCACATTTTTCGACTATATGAAGCAGCGCCCGAACGCCCCGCTAAAGATCGCAGCTCAAGGCAATGAGCCGATCTATTCCGCCGTGCTGCTTAAAAAGGACGACGAGCTGACGGCGCAGATAAATTCCGCGCTAAAATCGCTAAAGCAAAAAGGCGTGCTGAAAGAAATTTCACTTAAATATTTCGGCAAAGACATTACGGAGTAAATTTTACGA is a genomic window containing:
- a CDS encoding amino acid ABC transporter substrate-binding protein codes for the protein MKIFKALLATALITATLGAKTLKEGTLVIATEGTYSPYSFYDEKNNLTGFDVDIARALAKELGLKAEFLTAPWDAMLAAFDAGKADIAMNQVSITQERKKKYNFSEPYNVAYAALVVRADNEEIKSFADLKGKKSVHSATSNWADMARSYGAEIVTADGFSKGVELIIARRADATINDNITFFDYMKQRPNAPLKIAAQGNEPIYSAVLLKKDDELTAQINSALKSLKQKGVLKEISLKYFGKDITE